CGATACGGCCGCATCGAGCTCTGCCTTGGTGCGGACGATCGTGTAACCGGCCTTCATGGCACGCGGGATCAAGTCGCCGGAACTCCCGCAGGGGTCCGCTTTTGCCGGTTGAAATTTGCTCAAACCGCCGCCCAGGAGCACGTCGGGCCGGGTTGTTTCAATGTACTGCCTCGCAATTTCCGTTTCGCAGCTGCGGTTCGCCACGTGGGCGCCGAACGCGGCCGGAGTCGCGTGCGTGATCGTTGAGGTTGCCACCAGGCCCGTGGCCATGCCCATGCCCTTGGCCAATTCCAGGATGCTGGCAGGGTTGGGCCGTCCATCGCCGTGGAAGCAGATCTCCCCGTTGTTGAATTTCTCGCCGCAGGCCCAGGCGGAAGCCGCCGAGGCGGAATCGGTAATCGTGCTGTTTCCCGAGTAGGTTCTCTGGTAGCCGATGTGCTCCAGGGTTTCGAAGTGGAGCAAGGGGCCGTCGATGCCGTTTTTGTAGATTCGGGCCGCGGTCACATCCGCCAGGCCCATGCCGTCGGGGACCATGAAGATGATGTTTTTTGCTTCCCGCCGGTTTACGTATTGCGAATCGAATGAACGTGCAGGGGAAGGGATCGCTAGCGGCAACGAGATGGAGGCCGCTGCGAGAAGCGACAGCCACCGGACACGGGGTTTCATCGTTCCTCTCCGTTGTCCGGTCGGGAAGCCGGCGTCACCGGGAGAGCGGCGCCGTAGGAGGAAGGGACGACGATCCGGAGCTTGACGTCCGTCATCTCGAACCGGACGGGAAGCGGGCTCAAGTAGTCGCCGTCCACCTGCGCGGCGGAGGGGATCCGGGAGCGCACGAGCACCGACTGCGCCTCCCGGATTTCCACGGCGGAGGAGGAAGCGTGTTTCCCCAGCAGCGCGTTGATCGCGAAGCGGAAGATCGCCCATCTCCCGGTTTTCCGCAGGGCGACGACCTGCAAGGCGTTCCCTTCGAGATTGCCGTCGGGGGCCATCGTCACGCCGCCACCGTACTTCTTTCCCCGGCAGACGATCACGGCCTGGGCCTCCATTCGTTCCCTGTCCGGGAACTCCATCCATAGCGTGGGCTGGGAGCGGAGCAGGTGCCGCATCCCGGAAAGGACGTACGCCCCGATCCCCAGTACGTTTTTCTGCCGGTGGCCCATCCGCTCCAGGACCTCGGCGTCGAACCCGGCGGAAGCCAGAAGGACGAAGTACCGTTCCTCCGCCCGGGCCAGCAGGATCTCGATCGTCTTTCCCTCGTCGAGCAGGTTAAGGCACCCTTCCACGCTCTTCGGAAGCCCCACCTCCTGCGCAAATGCGTTCCCCGTTCCATGGGGGATAACGACAAGCCGCGTACGGCTCCCCGCCAGCCCGTTGGCCGCTTCGTTGATCGTCCCGTCCCCGCCGACGGCGATGACGGTTTCCGCGTCCGCGTAAGCGGATTCCCGCGCCAGGAGGACGGCTTCGCCCGGTCCCGAGGTTTCGACGATCTCGAAGGGAATCCCTCGCTCCGAGAGCAGAACGCGAATCCGATCGATCTTCGAGAAGATTTTCGGGCCGGCGACGGGGTTGTAGATCACGCGGGGCATATCCACACCGTATACGCACCCAGGCTCGGAATCAAAACATAAACCGGGATCACTCGTACTTGATGAAAATTCTTTTCGACTCATCCTCCGTTTCCGCAAATTCCTTTCGTGCCAATTTCAACAGGCCGAGGGGGTTCTTCCCTCGTTCCGTCTTTCGTCGCTCCACCAGAATCCCGAGAGGGATCATCTCTTTGGTCTTGTCATCCAGCCGGTAGACGGTGACGGTTTCCAAGGCCGGTTTTCTCCTCTGGGAGAACTACTTCCTGTGCCTCCTCACCGATAGCGGGCGATGCATCATCTCAACCCGGACTCGCCTTGCCGGTGAGGAAGTCTTTCAGGTTATCCTCGGTAACGTGCCATCGCTTTCCGAATTTGACTCCCTTTATCCTTCCTTCCCGGAGCATCTTCTGCACGGTAACGCGGTTGAGGCGGAGGAGTTCTACGAGATCCTCCACCTCATATACCTTGATCCCGCTGATCACCTTCATTCCGAAGATTACTTCCCTTGGGGCGGTTCATCCTGTTTCAGGTAGAGATGAGCCATCCGGTTCACCTTCCCCATGATGATCAAAAGCACAAACAGGGCCGCTATCAGCCCACATCCCTTCAGCAGCACCATCCAAACCACCGGTTCCTCCTGTTATTCGATTTTTCCTTCTGCCCGCAAACCATCCAAAGGAACAGGATTCCAAGAGCGCAATAAAGACCCCACCCATCCCTTGTGGGGAAACAGGCCGAAAGGACAATTCCAAGGAAGATGCCGGAAGGGAGGAGATCCCCTCGCGGTCAAAGAGGGAGGCCGCCTAAAGGTCGTTCTGAAGTGTGGGAACTTTCCGTATACTATCTCCATGGTTGCTTTATATGACTGATTTACTGTTTTTAATATATCTTGTCAAGACTTTTCATGGCCACTCAGGTCATACCATCACTTCATGTTATATAACCATTTCTTAATGTGGATTTACAGATCGGTCCAGGAGTGGGGAATTCTGTCCGAAATCAGGGTGTACGCGGTATCATAATCTTATGGAAAAATCAATCCTCGGACGGCGGGGGGGGGCTCCGCTCATCGTGGCGCATCGCGGGGCGCCGGATCGCGCCCTGGAAAACTCCCTCGCCGGAATCGCCCTTGCCGCGGCCGACGGCGCCGACATGATCGAGTTCGACGTCCGCCTGACCTCCGACGGCGAGCCGGTGGTCCTTCACGATGCCCGTACGGGGCGAACGGCGAAAAAGGACCTTCCCGTCGCCTCGACTCCCTCGGCGCGTCTGCGGGAGATCCAGCTCAAGAACGGGGAGCCGATACCGTTTCTCGCCGACGTGCTGGAACTCCTCCGGGGGAAGATCCCGATCAACATCCATGTCAAGACTCCCGGGGGGGTGGCCGCCGTGTGCCGGGTCCTCTCGGGCGCGGGATACGAGGGGAAAGTGGCGCTTTCTTCCGGCTTGCGGAAAGAGTGCCTGGCGGCACGCTCGCTGCGCCCCGATCTCCCCTGCGGGCTCGTCACGGACCGTCCCTCCGCCTCCGACATCGCCTTCTGCCTCCGGCATTCGCTCCCTTCGATCCATCCGGATCACCGGAGGCTCTCTCTCCTTCGCGTCTGGAAGGTGAAACGAGCGGGGCTGCTGCTGATCCCCTACACGGTGAACGATCCGAAAGTTTTTTTCCGCCTGGCCGACGGCGGCGCGGACGGCGTCTTCTCGAACTGTGCCGGAGTCCTGCGGGCGGCGTGGCGGGAGCGGACCGCCGCGGGAACGGGTGATCCATAGCACCGTGCGCATCGCGCCAGGGGCGCCCGGTACCGGCTCCGCCGTACCCTCCCGCAGTATGCGCCTTCCGTTAGGTGCACGTACCGCCGCGGCTGCAAGTTCCCTTTCCTCGCGGGATGCCGCATCGGAGAGGAAGCCCCCTGCGAGGAATCCAGCGGAACCTGGAAACGCAGCCGATCGCGGCGACGAGAACGCAACGACGGACGGACTCAGCGGCCGAGGTTCCCGGCGAGGATGTATTCCTTCGCGGAGTTGACCGCCGTTGCGGCCTCTCCCGACCCCGCTGTGATCAGCAGGACTTTTCCCGGGTAGGTGACGATGTCGCCTGCCGCGAAGACTCCCGGCAGGTTGGTGGACATGTCGGGGGCGACGGCGATCCCGCTCCCAACGATGTTCAGGCCCCACTGGCGGAACGGCTCCAGGTTGGTGAGCATACCGATCGAGAGGACGATCGCGTCGACCGCGATCTCCTCCTCCTTGCCGCTCCGCTCGTTCCAGATCACCGCGCCGGTGACGTGGTCCTCACCGAGGACGGCCTTCAGGGTGAAGTAGGGGAACTTCACGTTGACACTGGAGGCAAGGAGCCTGTCGACCATCGCCTCGTGGGCCTGGAACCTGTACATCCGGTGGGCCAGGGTGACCTCCGAGGCGATTCCCTCGAGGGAGAGCGCCCAGTCCACGGCGCTGTTCCCCCCGCCCACGATGAGGACCTTCTTTCCGCGGAGCGCCTCGAAGGACCTGAGGTAGTAGTGGATTCCGTGCCCCTCCATGTCGATGAGGTGCGGGATATCGAGCTTGCGGGGGACGAAGGCGCCGCACCCTACCGCGATGATGGCCGTCTGCGCGTAATGGATCCCGTTGACCGTCGTCAGTTCGATCACTCGCTCACCAAGGACGCGGAGCCCGGTGACCCGCTCGGAAAGGACGATCGTGGGCCGGTATTGCATCGTCTGCTCGGTGAGCAGCCGGACCAGGTCGGCGGCGACGATCTTCGGGTGGCCGGCCACGTCGAAGATCTCCTTCTCCGGGTACATGGAAATGAGCCGACCGCCCACCTGGGGGTACATTTCGATGAGCTTGGTCCGGCAATCCCGGAGACCCGCGTAGTAGGCGGCATAGAGCCCCACCGGCCCGGCGCCGACGACGGTGATGTCGTACAACTCGCTTCGCAGCACCATGGCGCATAATATAGCAGAAGAATTGCCGAAAACGCCGGCGTTTCCTTTTACCGGCACTTGCCGGCCGCCTATGGTATAGTCTTACGAATTGCCCGCGGGAGAGACGATTGACGGAGTTGAGATATCTGCCGGTGGCCTGGAAGCGGGGGACCGATTTCCTCGGCAGCCGGTACGCGATCCTTTGCGGAGCCATGACCTGGGTGTCCGAGTCCAACCTCGTATCCGCCATTTCGAACGAGGGGGGGTTCGGGGTCCTCGCCGGGGGAAACATGCCCCCGGACCTGCTGGCGAAGGAAATCGAAGCCACCCGCCGGAAGACGAGGTTCCCCTTCGGGGTCAACCTGATCACGGTCGCCCCGAACTTCCGGGAACAGATCGACGTGGTCGTCCGGGAAAAGGCCCCGTTCGTCTTTTTCGCAGGGAGCATCCCTTCGGGGAAAGACATCGAGCAGGTCAAGGTTTCCGGGGCCAAGCTGATCTGCTTCGCTCCGGTGCTCTCCCTCGCCAGGCGACTCATCAAGCAGGGGGTGGACGCCCTGGTCATCGAGGGGAACGAGGCGGGCGGCCACATCGGGCCCGTCGCCACATCCGTCCTCGCGCAGGAATTTCTCCTGAGCATCACCGAGGTTCCCATCTTCGTGGCGGGGGGGATCGGCACGGGGGAGATGATCGCCCAGTACCTCATGCTTGGCGCGGCGGGGGCCCAGCTGGGGACACGGTTCGTCGTGGCGGAGGAGTGCGTGGCGCATCCCCGTTTCAAGGAGGCGTTCATCAAGGCCCAGGCCCGGGACGCCATGCCGAGCTCGCAGTTCGACGCGTCGCTTCCGACCATCCCGGTGCGCGCCATCTTGAACGAGGGGACGAAGGACTTCAACCGCCTCCAGTTCGAGCTTCTGAGCAAGGTCAAGTCCGGCGAGATTCCCCGCGAGGAGGCCCAGGTCAAGCTCGAGGAGTTCTGGGTCGGCGCCCTGCGCCGCGCCGTGGTGGACGGGGACATCGAGCATGGCTCCCTGATGGCGGGCCAAAGCGTTGCCTTCGTCAAGAAGATCCAGCCCGTGCGCGAAATCATCGAAGACCTGGTGTCCGCGGCGGAGCGCAAACTGGCCGATCTGGCAAACGGTGGACCGCAACCCGCCGGCGGTCAACTTCGCCGATAAGCGCGTAGAACGTTTTTCCGACACTTTCCCACAACCAGAAGGAGTCGCTCCATGTTCCGCATTCTCCCGACTGACCAGGAATTTTTCGTCCTGTTCGAGAAAGCGTCGAAGAACATCCGGGAAGGTGCCGAGCTCCTCAAGAACCTCCTGGACAACTTCGAGAACGTCAAGGAGATGGCTCGTCAGATCGAAGAGGTCGAGCACCGGGGAGACGCGATCACCCACGACATCGTCAAGAAGCTGAACACGACCTTCATCACCCCGATCGATCGCGAGGACATCCTGGCGCTCGCCTCGTCGCTCGACGACATCATCGACCTGATCCACTCTACCTCCACGCGCATCACCCTTTACAAAATTACCGAGTCGACCCCCCAGGCCAAGGAGCTGGGGTTCCTGATCCTCAAGTCCGTACGGGAGCTCCACCGCGGGATCTCCCACATGGGGAAGAACATGGGGAAGAGGATGGACGGGGTGTACGAGCACTGCGTCGAGGTGCACTCGCTGGAGAACGAGGCGGACCGCGTCTGCCGCGACGCGATCGCCTACCTCTTCGAGCACGAGAAGGACCCGATCACGATCCTCAAGTGGAAGGAGGTCTACGAGACCCTGGAGACGGCCACCGATCGCTGCGAGGACGCCGCAAACGTACTCGAAGGGGTAGCGCTCAAGAATGCCTGAGAGCTCGTTCGCGCTCCTTGCGCTGGTCATCGTTGCGGCGCTCGTATTCGACTTCATCAACGGCTTCCACGACACCGCCAACGCGATCGCCACCTGCATCTCGACCCGCGCTCTCTCGATCCGGGACGCTATCCTCATGGCCGCGGGGCTGAACTTCGTCGGGGCGCTGGTCTCCACGCACGTGGCCACGACGATCGGCAAGGAGATCGTCGACCCGTCGCAGGTGACCCAGGTCGTCGTCCTGTCCGCCCTGATCGGCGCCATCTTCTGGGACCTCCTCACCTGGCGCTACGGGATCCCGTCCTCCTCCTCGCACGCGATCATCGGCGGGCTCATCGGGGCGGTGGTGGCGGAACGGGGATGGGGCGTACTCAAATGGGAAGGGATCACGAAGATCCTTGCGGCGATCGTCATCTCTCCGCTGGCGGGGACGCTGATCGCCTTCCTCATCATGGTCGGCATCTTCTGGATCTTCCGGGGCTATCACCCCTCCCCCCTGAACCGGGGGTTCCGAAAGCTCCAGATCGTGTCGGCCGCCTTCATGGCGTTCTCCCACGGCTCCAACGACGCGCAGAAGTCGATGGGCGTCATCACGCTGGCGCTCACCTCGTACGGGGCGATCCATACCTTTCACATCCCGCTTTGGGTAATCCTCTCCTGCGCCGTCTCGATGGCCGTGGGGACGGCGATGGGGGGATGGCGGATCATCAAGACGGTCGGGACCGATATCGTGAAACTTTCGCCCGTCCACGGCTTCTGCGCGGAAACGTCGTCGGCGGGAGTCATCCTCACCGCCTCCGCGATGGGGATCCCCATCAGCACCACCCACGTCATCACCTCGGCCATCCTGGGCGTCGGCCTTTCCCAGGGACACCGGAGGGTGAACTGGATGGTGGGCGCAAGGATCGTGTGGGCCTGGATCCTCACCATCCCGGCCGCCGCCGCCGCCGGGTACTTCTCCTACGACATCCTCGGGCCGCTCTTCCTCCTCCATCGATAGCGGCCGCCCGCAAGGAGGTTCAGACGATGATCCGAAAGATCCAGCACATCGGCGTAGCGGTCCGGAAGCTCGACGACGCCATTCCATTTTACCGCGACGTCCTGGGGCTCGACCTGGTCGGCATCGAGGAAGTCGCCGAGCAGAAGATCCGGGCGGCGGTGTTCCGCGTGGGGGAGAGCACCATCGAGGTGATCGAGTCGACCTCGCCGGACGGCCCGGTCGGGAAGTTCCTCGAGAAGAACGGGGAGGGGATCCACCACCTCTGCTTCCAGGTGGAGGACGCGGCCGCGGCGCTCGCCCGCGCAAAGGAGAAGGGGGCCCGCCTGATCGACGAAACCCCGAGAGTCGGCGTGCACGGCATGAAGATCGGCTTTCTCCACCCGAAGTCGACGTTCGGCGTCCTGACCGAGTTCGCCCAGGAGGGGGACGACCGCCCGTGAGTACCTCTTCCCCCGCTCCGGCTTCCGTCCGAACGCTGCTTTTGTGCTTCCATAACCACCAGCCGGTGGGGAACTTCGATTTCGTCCTCGAGGAGGCAAGCAGGAACGCCTACCTGCCGTTTCTCGAGACCCTCGAGCGCTTTCCCGGGATCAAGCTGACCCTCCACTATTCGGGCTTTCTCCTCCATTGGCTCGCCGACAACCGACCGGACATCCTGCGGCTCCTCAAGGAGTTGGCGTCCCGGGGACAGGTGGAGATTATCGGCGGAGGGATGTACGAGCCGATCCTCGCGCTCCTCCCCGAGCGGGACCGGCTGGGCCAGGTGCGCGCCCTGGCGGAGAGCGTCCGGACCTTTTTCGGGAGGCGGCCGGAGGGTGCCTGGCTCGCCGAGCGGGTCTGGGAACCCGACCTGGTGGCGCCGCTCTCAGCGGCGGGAGTGAAGTATTTCCCCTTGGACGATTACCATTTCCTGCGGGCGGGGCTGGAGCCCATGGAGCTGGACGGAGTCTACCTCACCGAGGCCGGCGGCGCGTCGGTTCGCGTGTTCCCGGGAAGCGAGCTCCTCCGGTACCTGATTCCGTTCGGCGACGTGGAGGAGACGCTGCGCGCCATCGACCGGATGACGTCGAGGGATGTTCCTTACCCGGCGGCGATCTTCGCGGACGACGGGGAGAAGTTCGGCGTCTGGCCCGGGACGCGGAAAAGCGTTTACGAGGAGGGGTGGCTCCGGCGCTTCTTCGAGGGGATCTGGGCGAGGCGGGACGGATTCACGACCATGACCTTCGGGGAATACGCCGCCCGAGCGCCGGTGCGGGGAAGGGTCTATCTTCCCACCTGCTCCTACATCGAGATGGGGGAATGGGCTCTTCCGCCGGGCCGGGCCGCGCGGTTCGGGGACCTGCTCCGCGACTTCCGCGCGGGCGGGATGGCGGAGATGAAGCCGTTCGTACAGGGGGGATTTTTCCGGAACTTCCTGCGCAAGTACGAGGAGGCCAACCAGCTCCACAAGCGGATGTGGTGGGTAAGCGGAAGGGTGGAGGAGGCCGCCCGCAAGGGCGCCGACGCTGCGGGGCGGGATTTCCTCTACCGGGCCCAGTGCAACGATGCCTACTGGCACGGGGTTTTCGGCGGGTTGTACCTGAACCACCTCCGCGAGGCGGCCTACCGGAACCTGCTCCGTGCGGAAGAGGCGTCGGACCGTGTGCTTCACGCCGGCAAGACCCGCTGGACGGAAACCGTCCGGGGCGACCTCGACCTCGACGGCGGGGCGGAGGTGCTCCTGAAGACGCCCGCCCTCACGCTCCTCGTCCACGCGCACGACGGCGGCGCCATCACGGAGATTTCGCTCCCTCCGCGGGGAGTGACGCTCGGGCACGTCCTGACCCGGCGGGAGGAGGGGTACCACGCGAAGCTCCGGAAGGCGGGCGGGTCGTTCGACGGCTCGACCAGCATCCACGACATCATCGTCCTCAAGGACCCGTCGGTGCTCTCGGCGCTGTCGGTCGACCCCTGGCAGCGGGCCTCCTTCCGGGAGGCGATCTACCGGGAGGAGGATCCCTTGGAGAGGATTCTCGGGGATGCCGTTTCCCCCCTGTGCGCCACCGCGGGCAGGGAAACACGCGTGGAGATCACCCGCAGCGGCCCGCGGATCGTCCTCTCCCAGCACTTGCCGCTCTCGGCTCCGGGGGTCGAGCTCACGCTGGAAAAAGTGCTGAAGGTCAACGCGGGGGACGAGGGGTTCCACGTCCGGTACCGCCTCATCAACCAGGGGAAGGAGACGGTCTCCGGCAGGTTCGCTTCGGAGTGGAACCTGAACTTCCTTTCGGGGAGCGGGCCGGACCGAAGATATGAAGGGGTGGGGCAGGATGCGGCGCTTTCCTCCCGCGGCGTGACGGCCGTCCTGCGGGAGTTCCGGATCGTGGACGGATGGCGTAAGGTGTCGGTCAACGCGAAGACGGACCGGGAGTTCGCGCTCCTGCGCTATCCGGTGGAGACCGCATCGCTGTCGGAGTCGGGTGTGGAAAAGCTCCACCAGGGGGTTTGCCTGCGGCTTCTTTTCCCCATCCGCATTCCTCCCGGAGATAATGAACAGTATTCATTGTTTTGGTCCGTATTTTCTATTGCCCCCTGATTTGCAAAACGGTATGTTAAGGCAATTTCGGATCGGTGCTGAACTACCATTCAGAAGGAGGGAGACGATGAGAGTCGCGAGAGGATTGTCCGTACTGGTGGTCCTGATGTTCTCGGCCACGTCGGCGATGGCGGCCGGATTCCGACTTCCCGAGGCGGGGGCCAAAGCGATGGGGATGGGGTTCGCCTTCACCGCGCAGGCGGACGACCCTTCCGCGATCTATTTCAATCCCGCGGGCATCGTCCAGCTCGAGGGGAGCAACTTCAAGGGTGGTATCACCTACGTGAAGGAAAACGGGGGAACATTCACCGGCACGACGCCCCTCACCGGCGGGGCAACCGTAGCCGAGACGCAGAAGGACCTGAATTTCTTCATCCCGAACCTGTTTTTCACGAGGAAGGCTTCCCCGAACTTCGCCTACGGCGTCGGCGTTTTCTCGCCGTTCGGTCTGGGCCAGGAGTACGAGAACCCCAACACGAGCATCTTCCGGAACCAGACCACAAAGATCGACCTGATGACGATTGTCGTCAACCCCACGGTGGCGTGGAAGGTCAACGAGGTCCTGTCGATCGGTGCGGGGATCGATTTCATGTACGGGAGTGCAATATTGGAGAAAACCCCTTTCAGCGTCGCATTGGGAGGCAATCTCTACAATTCGAAACTGGAAGGAAACGGGGATGCCTGGGGATACAACTTCGGGATATTGCTTACGCCATCGAAGGATTTGAAAGTGGGAGTTTCCTACAGGAGTCCATTTTCATTGGAGGTCAAAGACGGGGATGTGGAAATCAGAAATATCAATGGCCCCACGTCCGCCACTTTTTTCGGAGGGGCGACCTCATTTGACACCAAGGGATCCGCGACAATCAACATGCCGGCGACCGCTACGATCGGAGTTGCCTACACAGTCAACCGGCTGACCCTTGAAGTGGACGCAGACTGGACCTTCTGGCACAGTTTCCATAGTCTTGATATCAACATAAAGGATGAAAGGCCTCCTGTCCTGGTGGATACTACCACGGCGAAAAACTGGAAAGACGTGGTGGCGTTGCATGTCGGGGGAGAATACCGTGTATCGGATCCTTTGGCGCTCAGGCTCGGGTTCCGCTACGATCCCACGCCGGTCCCGGCCGAGACGATGGGTCCCGAGCTTCCCGACGCCGACAAATTGTATTACACCGCCGGGGTGGGATACAAATTGAGGAACTGGACGTTCGATATTGCTTACATGTACGTAGACAAGAAGGACAGAACGGTGAACAATCAGACCGCCTCCGCAGGTTTCAACGGCACATGGACGGGAGATGCTCACCTCGTGGCGCTCGACGTCGGGTACAAGTTCTAAACGCCCGGCGCAAGCCAGGAACTCCGAGGGGGCGGCCATTCGGTCGCCCCCTTTTTTTCCGAATCCATCCGCGCCTCTTCCGCTTCTAAAGGTCGATTTCGGACTTCTATAAGGTACATCCACAACATTTAAGGAGGTGCAAGGATGCCTGCGATGGTAAAAAGCCGTGCGCCGGAGTTCACTCTGGACGGGGTGGTCGGGAAAGAGTTCAAGACGGTAAAGCTGACCGATTACAAGGGGAAGTGGGTCGTTCTCTTCTTCTACCCGCTCGATTTCACCTTCGTATGCCCCACCGAGATCCTCGAGTTCTCCCGCAGGGAGAGGGACTTCCTCCGGGAGGACTGCCAGATCCTCGGCGTGAGCGTCGACAGCAAGTACTCCCACCTGGCATGGGTCGAGCACGGGCTTGGGGAGATCTCCTTCCCGCTTCTGGCCGACATCCGCAAGCAGACGGCCCGCGATTACGGCGTTCTCCTCGAGGATGCCGGCGTCTCCCTTCGCGGCACGTTCATCATCGACCCCGAGGGGGTCATCCGGTGGATGCTCGTCCACGATCTGGGCATCGGCCGAAGCGTGGAGGAGGTGCTCCGCGTCCTGCAGAGTCTGAAGACGGGGGAGTTGTGCCCCGCGGAATGGCGGCCGGGGAAGGCGTTCATCCGCGCCTGAGGGGCGTGCCGCCTGCGCCGCCTCGGAGGGGGGCTCCGTTCGTGGCTTCTCGCCGTGCGGTGGACCCGCACGGCTGCGCTTTACCTCACTGCGCCCCCCTCCTGCGGCGGCTCCGCCGAACCCCCTGCAGTTTGCACCTTCCGCTTGTGGCACGCACCACCCGCGAAGCGCCTTCCGTTGAGGGCGCGTACCGCTGTGGGTACGAGTTCCCTGTCTCCGCGGGATGACGCAGCGGGGGGTTCCTCGCAGCGGCCTGTGGAGCGAGGTGCGGATTGCGGCGAGCGTAGCGGAGAGGAAGCCCCCCGCGAGGAATCCCGCGGAACCAGGAAACGCAGCCGATCCCGCCGGGGTGCGTATGTGGCGGGGCGGGGCTAGAGCGCGGAGAGCTCCTTCTCGATCAGTTGGACGTGGCCCTTTTCGAAAGCTGCGAGGTGGTCGAACACCTTCTTCACGTCCGGGCTTTTCGACTTCGAAGAGGCGTCGCTGAACAGCCCCAAGGCTTCCTTCTCGAGCGAGAGCGCCAGCTCCAGGACTTCCTTCTTCCCCTTCAGTTTCGCGATCTTTCCGAGCAGCTCCTTGTGGGTGTCCTGCACCAGCTCGTCGATGTCGGGAAGTCCTTCCCTGCCGAGAATGTCCTTGTAGGGGGCCCAGCACTCGGAGCGCACGTTCTCGTCGAATTCGTTCTCCAGGATGAGAAAGTGCCCCTTCTCGTCCATCGCGAGCTTTTCGAGGGTCTTCCGGAGCGATTCGTCCGCGACGAGCTTCCGGGCGCGCTTGTAGAAGACGTACGCGGCGATCTCGGACTCGATCCCCAGGTTCAGATACTTGAGCGCCTCTTCGCTGAATTTCATCGATGGGGTCCTCCGGCGATAGTGGATGAGGCAGCGCCAAGAATACCACGGCGGGAGAGGCACGTTCAACCCCGGCGGGGCTGCGCTGCCTCCCTCGGTTTCACCTGCCGGGGCTTCGTTTTCGCGGCGCACGGCCGCGGCCCTCACACCGCTCAGGTGCCCCCGTAGCCGATGGTCACCTTGCCTTCTTCCAGGAGGACCGGCACGTCGCGGCCCCCCCGGGTCAAGGACGTCATCTCGGCCATCGCCGCCTTGTCGTGCTGCACATCCTTGTACGTCACCTCCGCACCGGCCTTCTCGTAGTCCCTACGAGCTTGGATGGTGTAGGGTCAGCTGTCCTTCCCGAAGATCGTCACCTTTCGCTGCATGTCTAGCCTCCTACTCCTGCCATGGCTCTCAGTCGTTGGATGCGCAGCTCCGTCGGCGGGTGCGTGGACATCAGCGCGGAGGAATCGGCCGTGAACGTGCGGAGCGGGTTCACGATGAACAGGTGCTGGGTGCCCCGGTTCTCCCCCGGCACCTCCGCCCCTTCCCGGGAGATTTTCTCCAGCGCGGAAGCCAGCCCCAGCGGGTTTCGCGTGAACTCCGCCCCCGCGGCGTCGGCGTGGTACTCCCGCTGCCGGGAGATGCTCATCTGGAGCAGCCGGGCGGCCAGCGGGGCGAGCACTGCGAGCACGATTCCCAGGAGCAGGAAGGCGACGTTTCCACGGCCTCCCCCCCCGCCCCCGCTTCGTCCCCTTCCCCGGAAGAAAAACGTGTCGCGCAGGAACAGGTCCGAGAGCAGGACGATGGCGCCGACGAGCACGACCGCGTTGACATTGTACAGCGTGTCGCGGCTTTTCACATGCGCCATCTCGTGGGCGATGACGCCCTGGA
The sequence above is a segment of the Deltaproteobacteria bacterium RBG_16_64_85 genome. Coding sequences within it:
- a CDS encoding thioredoxin peroxidase, with translation MPAMVKSRAPEFTLDGVVGKEFKTVKLTDYKGKWVVLFFYPLDFTFVCPTEILEFSRRERDFLREDCQILGVSVDSKYSHLAWVEHGLGEISFPLLADIRKQTARDYGVLLEDAGVSLRGTFIIDPEGVIRWMLVHDLGIGRSVEEVLRVLQSLKTGELCPAEWRPGKAFIRA
- a CDS encoding inorganic phosphate transporter — protein: MPESSFALLALVIVAALVFDFINGFHDTANAIATCISTRALSIRDAILMAAGLNFVGALVSTHVATTIGKEIVDPSQVTQVVVLSALIGAIFWDLLTWRYGIPSSSSHAIIGGLIGAVVAERGWGVLKWEGITKILAAIVISPLAGTLIAFLIMVGIFWIFRGYHPSPLNRGFRKLQIVSAAFMAFSHGSNDAQKSMGVITLALTSYGAIHTFHIPLWVILSCAVSMAVGTAMGGWRIIKTVGTDIVKLSPVHGFCAETSSAGVILTASAMGIPISTTHVITSAILGVGLSQGHRRVNWMVGARIVWAWILTIPAAAAAGYFSYDILGPLFLLHR
- a CDS encoding methylmalonyl-CoA epimerase; translation: MIRKIQHIGVAVRKLDDAIPFYRDVLGLDLVGIEEVAEQKIRAAVFRVGESTIEVIESTSPDGPVGKFLEKNGEGIHHLCFQVEDAAAALARAKEKGARLIDETPRVGVHGMKIGFLHPKSTFGVLTEFAQEGDDRP
- a CDS encoding phosphate transport regulator, which gives rise to MFRILPTDQEFFVLFEKASKNIREGAELLKNLLDNFENVKEMARQIEEVEHRGDAITHDIVKKLNTTFITPIDREDILALASSLDDIIDLIHSTSTRITLYKITESTPQAKELGFLILKSVRELHRGISHMGKNMGKRMDGVYEHCVEVHSLENEADRVCRDAIAYLFEHEKDPITILKWKEVYETLETATDRCEDAANVLEGVALKNA
- a CDS encoding 2-nitropropane dioxygenase, with protein sequence MTELRYLPVAWKRGTDFLGSRYAILCGAMTWVSESNLVSAISNEGGFGVLAGGNMPPDLLAKEIEATRRKTRFPFGVNLITVAPNFREQIDVVVREKAPFVFFAGSIPSGKDIEQVKVSGAKLICFAPVLSLARRLIKQGVDALVIEGNEAGGHIGPVATSVLAQEFLLSITEVPIFVAGGIGTGEMIAQYLMLGAAGAQLGTRFVVAEECVAHPRFKEAFIKAQARDAMPSSQFDASLPTIPVRAILNEGTKDFNRLQFELLSKVKSGEIPREEAQVKLEEFWVGALRRAVVDGDIEHGSLMAGQSVAFVKKIQPVREIIEDLVSAAERKLADLANGGPQPAGGQLRR